The following are encoded in a window of Nakamurella sp. A5-74 genomic DNA:
- the rsgA gene encoding ribosome small subunit-dependent GTPase A: protein MVLLSKLSDGWDNDDVRIRPSRSSRPRTKTRPTHEDAAAGFVVTVDRGRYTCLVGSTSAARIVMAMRAKELGRRAVAVGDRVAIVGDITGATDTLARIVRIEKRTSVLRRSADDDTETVEKVLVANADQLVIVVAAADPLPRTGFIDRCLVAAYTGDLQPVLVVTKTDLADPQALLDLYADLELPVLVSKRKDSADASQGAILNDRLVEEVRELLNEKESVLVGHSGVGKSTLVNALVPHAYRAIGVVSGVGKGRHTSTSAIALALPDGGWVIDTPGVRSFGLAHVTPDDLLRTFDDLNEASVDCPPNCDHQGLPCALDAAVQAGAADRRRLASFRRLLSSRSGAASDESAPDQGAAPDQGAAPDQGAAPDQGAAPDQGAAPEQGAAPEHPTDPGTSAG from the coding sequence GTGGTCCTCCTGAGCAAGCTGTCCGACGGTTGGGACAACGACGACGTCCGGATCCGCCCGTCCAGGAGCTCCCGTCCGCGCACCAAGACCCGACCGACCCACGAGGACGCGGCGGCCGGTTTCGTGGTGACCGTCGACCGCGGCCGGTACACCTGCCTGGTGGGCTCGACATCCGCGGCACGGATCGTGATGGCCATGCGCGCCAAGGAGTTGGGCCGACGCGCTGTCGCGGTCGGCGACCGGGTCGCGATCGTCGGCGACATCACCGGCGCCACCGACACATTGGCCAGGATCGTGCGGATCGAGAAGCGCACCTCCGTGCTGCGTCGGTCGGCCGACGACGACACCGAGACCGTCGAGAAGGTACTGGTGGCCAACGCCGACCAGCTGGTGATCGTGGTGGCAGCGGCAGATCCGTTGCCCCGCACCGGATTCATCGACCGCTGCCTGGTGGCCGCGTACACCGGCGACCTGCAGCCGGTGCTGGTGGTCACCAAGACCGACCTGGCCGATCCACAGGCCCTGCTGGATCTCTACGCAGATCTCGAGCTGCCGGTACTGGTGTCCAAACGCAAGGACTCCGCCGACGCCTCGCAGGGGGCGATCCTCAACGACCGGTTGGTCGAGGAGGTCCGGGAGCTGTTGAACGAGAAGGAGTCCGTCCTCGTCGGACACTCAGGCGTGGGGAAGTCGACGCTGGTGAACGCGTTGGTGCCGCACGCCTACCGGGCGATCGGTGTGGTCAGCGGGGTCGGCAAGGGGCGGCACACGTCCACCTCCGCGATCGCCCTCGCGCTGCCCGACGGCGGCTGGGTGATCGACACACCGGGGGTGCGCTCGTTCGGTCTGGCCCACGTCACCCCGGACGACCTGCTCAGGACGTTCGACGACCTCAACGAGGCTTCGGTCGACTGCCCGCCGAACTGTGATCACCAGGGCCTGCCGTGTGCGCTCGACGCTGCGGTCCAGGCCGGTGCCGCAGACCGCCGCCGGCTGGCATCCTTCCGGCGGCTGCTCTCCTCGCGTAGCGGTGCGGCTTCGGACGAGTCCGCGCCGGACCAGGGTGCTGCGCCGGACCAAGGTGCTGCGCCGGACCAGGGTGCTGCGCCGGACCAAGGTGCTGCGCCGGACCAGGGTGCTGCGCCGGAGCAGGGTGCTGCGCCGGAGCACCCCACCGACCCCGGCACGTCGGCGGGCTGA
- a CDS encoding helix-turn-helix domain-containing protein has protein sequence MMVERSSVLSAVPSGSTRTVDRALDLLAVVCEHFPVSLAECSRRCDLPASTALRLLRTLTAAGFVARDEGGAFRPGATVLQLGARALSRQSLVELAEPSLARIVERTGESAYLVVRGTGDTALYLAVAEGTHPVRHTSWVGRAIELADLAVGAALRGEVPSAGYLAQRDRLDPDITAIAAPVRRPGGIAAALNLLGPTYRIDTETAHHYGRIVSDEAAVIGALLGADALAEAT, from the coding sequence ATGATGGTGGAACGGTCCTCAGTGCTCAGCGCTGTCCCGTCCGGTTCGACCCGGACCGTGGATCGTGCGCTCGACCTGCTGGCGGTGGTCTGTGAGCACTTCCCGGTCTCGTTGGCAGAGTGCTCGCGCCGGTGCGACCTGCCTGCCAGCACTGCACTGCGCCTGTTGCGCACCCTGACCGCCGCTGGATTCGTCGCCCGCGACGAGGGCGGCGCCTTCCGGCCGGGAGCCACCGTGCTGCAACTGGGCGCCCGCGCGCTCAGCCGTCAGTCGCTGGTCGAGCTGGCCGAACCCAGCCTGGCCAGGATCGTCGAACGCACCGGGGAGTCCGCCTACCTGGTCGTCCGGGGGACGGGCGACACTGCGCTGTACCTCGCAGTGGCTGAGGGCACCCACCCCGTCCGGCACACCAGCTGGGTCGGGCGAGCCATCGAGCTCGCCGATCTGGCCGTCGGTGCCGCGCTGCGCGGTGAAGTCCCGTCCGCCGGCTACCTGGCGCAACGCGACCGGCTGGATCCGGACATCACGGCCATCGCCGCTCCCGTCCGTCGCCCCGGCGGGATCGCCGCCGCGCTGAACCTGCTCGGACCCACCTACCGCATCGACACCGAGACTGCTCATCATTACGGGCGCATCGTCTCGGACGAAGCGGCCGTCATCGGGGCGCTGCTCGGCGCCGACGCACTCGCGGAGGCGACATGA
- a CDS encoding ABC transporter permease subunit produces MTIWSYLTNAQTMEWLVTTLWLAAVPIVVGLAVALPIGWVASRYRWSYPPIVSIFGILYTIPSLVLFLVLPGILGTGILSPVNVAVALTVYTIALLARTVADGLSSVSQDTLAAAAAMGYTSRQRLLKVQLPLALPVIGAGLRVAAVSNVSLISVGSVIGVSQLGGLFVTGYVNSSVTPTIAGLIWFVVIALVFDAIVLLVVRSLTPWQRAVSAR; encoded by the coding sequence GTGACGATCTGGAGCTACCTGACGAACGCGCAGACGATGGAGTGGCTGGTCACCACGCTGTGGTTGGCGGCCGTGCCCATCGTCGTCGGGTTGGCCGTGGCCCTGCCGATCGGCTGGGTGGCCAGCCGCTACCGCTGGAGCTATCCGCCGATCGTCTCGATCTTCGGCATCCTCTACACGATCCCGTCGTTGGTGCTGTTCCTGGTGCTCCCCGGCATCCTCGGCACCGGCATCCTCTCGCCCGTCAACGTGGCCGTGGCGCTGACGGTGTACACCATCGCCCTGCTCGCGCGCACGGTCGCCGACGGTCTCTCGTCCGTCTCGCAGGACACCCTGGCCGCGGCAGCAGCAATGGGATACACCAGCCGGCAACGGCTGCTCAAGGTGCAGCTGCCGCTCGCGCTCCCAGTGATCGGCGCCGGGCTGCGGGTGGCGGCGGTCTCCAACGTCAGCCTGATCTCGGTGGGCTCGGTGATCGGCGTCAGCCAGCTCGGCGGGCTGTTCGTGACCGGCTATGTCAACAGTTCGGTGACACCGACCATCGCCGGGCTGATCTGGTTCGTGGTGATCGCCCTCGTCTTCGACGCGATCGTGCTGCTGGTCGTCCGTTCGCTGACACCGTGGCAGCGGGCGGTGAGCGCTCGATGA
- a CDS encoding ABC transporter permease gives MTLSLQAADDSLLPPLGRVGVWFNDPDNWTGPQGLLARIVEHLEYTAIVLVIAVLIALPLGLLIGHTGRGVVLAVGLANAFRAIPTLGLVILLVGWLRPLIEFKGAVPGLLQKGAFPFFVPVMIVLVLLALPPILTSTYAGVKNVDPAVRDAAKGMGMTGWQVVRKVEIPNALPLIASGIRSATLQVIATLTVAAYLPFLGGLGRFIKDGTGRLLDPRYGYPAMVAAGLTVALLAVAIDGLMNLVQRAVVSPGVSGRFSKKDRTAVTSSPTSVAQVVQE, from the coding sequence ATGACGCTGTCGCTGCAAGCTGCCGACGACTCCCTGCTCCCGCCACTCGGAAGGGTCGGCGTCTGGTTCAACGACCCGGACAACTGGACGGGCCCGCAGGGTCTGCTCGCCCGCATCGTCGAGCACCTGGAGTACACGGCGATCGTGCTGGTGATCGCCGTGCTCATCGCGCTCCCCCTCGGGCTGCTCATCGGGCACACCGGCAGGGGGGTCGTGCTGGCCGTCGGCCTGGCCAATGCCTTCCGCGCCATTCCGACGCTCGGACTGGTGATCCTGCTGGTGGGTTGGCTCCGCCCACTGATCGAGTTCAAGGGAGCCGTCCCCGGCCTGCTGCAGAAGGGGGCGTTCCCGTTCTTCGTGCCGGTGATGATCGTGCTGGTCCTGCTGGCCCTCCCGCCCATCTTGACCAGCACCTACGCGGGTGTGAAGAACGTCGACCCGGCCGTCCGGGATGCGGCGAAGGGCATGGGGATGACGGGCTGGCAGGTGGTGCGGAAGGTCGAGATCCCGAACGCGTTGCCGCTGATCGCCTCCGGGATCCGCAGCGCGACGCTGCAGGTGATCGCCACCCTGACCGTGGCGGCCTACCTGCCCTTCCTGGGCGGATTGGGCCGGTTCATCAAGGACGGCACCGGGAGACTGCTCGACCCCCGGTACGGGTACCCGGCAATGGTGGCCGCCGGGCTCACCGTCGCCCTGCTGGCGGTCGCGATCGACGGCCTGATGAACCTGGTGCAGCGAGCGGTCGTCTCTCCCGGCGTCTCCGGTCGCTTCAGCAAGAAGGACCGCACCGCGGTCACCTCGTCGCCCACCTCGGTGGCGCAGGTGGTCCAGGAATGA
- the ybaK gene encoding Cys-tRNA(Pro) deacylase — protein MAAAPTPAVAALIRAKIPHTLLPYHHDPRSTAFGDEAVEALGRDPHQVFKTLVARMDGTLVVGVVPMSGSLDLKALAAVLGGKKAVLAAVADAERSSGYVAGGISPVGQRTALQTVIDASAEDHSLISVSAGKRGLQVELAPQDLARACRGRFAPIAG, from the coding sequence ATGGCCGCTGCTCCCACCCCCGCCGTTGCCGCGCTGATCCGCGCGAAGATCCCGCACACGTTGCTGCCCTACCACCACGACCCCCGGTCCACCGCGTTCGGCGACGAAGCGGTGGAGGCCCTGGGACGGGATCCCCATCAGGTGTTCAAGACCTTGGTCGCCAGGATGGACGGAACCCTGGTGGTGGGGGTGGTGCCGATGTCGGGTTCCCTCGACCTCAAGGCCCTGGCCGCCGTGCTGGGCGGCAAGAAGGCAGTGCTGGCGGCGGTGGCCGACGCGGAGCGGTCCTCCGGTTACGTGGCCGGCGGCATCTCACCGGTGGGGCAGCGGACGGCGCTGCAGACCGTGATCGACGCCTCTGCCGAGGACCACTCACTGATCAGCGTCAGCGCTGGGAAACGCGGACTCCAGGTGGAGCTGGCGCCGCAGGATCTGGCGCGGGCGTGCCGCGGGCGATTCGCGCCGATCGCGGGTTGA
- a CDS encoding helix-turn-helix domain-containing protein, producing the protein MALRTVALLVLEGTAPFELGLIHEVFGVDRTDDGVPPFDLRICGPRPGEMISFGAAAAGMQIVVPHGLEVLQDADLIAIPAYQQASDGMTLAGRTPPHVHAALRAAYARGAHLLSVCSGAFLLGEAGLLDGRACTTHWRHAAELQERVPTARVDPDVLFVEDGTIITSAGTAAGIDACLHLVRSELGAEVATRIARRMVVPPQRDGGQRQYIDLPVPECTGDSLQPVLEFMVEHLGQEHSVSALSARAAMSTRTFARRFAAETGTTPGRWLTLQRLGQARRLLEETELTVEQVAARCGYSSAALLRHHFTRAVGVPPQQYRRQFSTVG; encoded by the coding sequence ATGGCACTCCGGACCGTTGCCCTGTTGGTGCTCGAGGGCACCGCACCGTTCGAGCTCGGGTTGATCCACGAGGTCTTCGGTGTCGACCGGACGGACGATGGGGTTCCGCCCTTCGACCTGCGGATCTGCGGTCCTCGCCCCGGCGAGATGATCTCCTTCGGTGCCGCCGCCGCCGGGATGCAGATCGTCGTGCCGCACGGCCTCGAGGTCCTGCAGGACGCCGACCTGATCGCGATCCCGGCCTACCAACAGGCCAGTGACGGGATGACGCTGGCCGGCCGGACCCCGCCGCACGTGCACGCGGCCCTGCGGGCGGCGTACGCCCGCGGAGCACATCTGTTGTCCGTCTGCTCGGGGGCGTTCCTTCTGGGCGAGGCAGGGCTGCTGGACGGCCGGGCCTGCACCACCCACTGGCGCCACGCGGCCGAGTTGCAGGAGCGGGTGCCGACAGCCCGTGTCGACCCCGACGTGTTGTTCGTCGAGGACGGAACGATCATCACCAGCGCCGGCACTGCCGCAGGGATCGACGCCTGCCTGCATTTGGTGCGTTCCGAGCTCGGTGCTGAGGTGGCGACCAGGATCGCCCGCCGGATGGTCGTCCCGCCGCAGCGGGACGGCGGCCAGCGCCAGTACATCGATCTGCCGGTACCGGAGTGCACGGGAGATTCGTTGCAGCCGGTGCTGGAGTTCATGGTGGAGCACCTGGGGCAGGAGCATTCCGTGAGCGCGCTGTCTGCCAGGGCCGCCATGTCGACACGCACCTTCGCCCGTCGGTTCGCCGCCGAGACCGGCACCACGCCAGGCAGGTGGCTCACCCTGCAGCGGCTCGGTCAGGCGAGGCGCCTGCTGGAGGAGACGGAGCTGACCGTGGAACAGGTGGCAGCCAGGTGTGGGTACTCCTCTGCCGCGCTGCTCCGGCACCACTTCACCCGTGCCGTCGGGGTGCCCCCACAGCAGTACCGCCGGCAGTTCAGCACGGTCGGCTGA
- the aroA gene encoding 3-phosphoshikimate 1-carboxyvinyltransferase — translation MSSQPAAATRPWTAPVADGKVSATVTLPGSKSVTNRAIILAAQAAGESRIGAPLRSRDTDLMVAALRQLGTEVREDQQSDGWLVRPAPLRGPADIDCGLAGTVMRFLPPLVATGAGRIRFDGDPAARRRPMGEILRALRALGADLEGDGLPFVLQGTGSLRGGEVTIDASASSQFISGLLLSGASFERGLTVHHDGRSVPSLPHIAMTIDLLRRHGVPVDDSEPNTWHVDPGPIGPWTQTIEPDLSNATVPLAAAAVTGGTVSVLHWPELTTQPGDEFRDIVQRMGATVSLTAGVLRVTGPDRLQGIDIDLHGASELTPTVAALAAMAEGPSHLRGIGHIRGHETDRLAALEQNLRAVGVDAGSDDDALHIVPPSGSLHGAAWAAFADHRIATAGAIIGLRVPGIVVDEIDCTAKTFPDFGTFWAGLLDGDRPGTGWSS, via the coding sequence ATGAGCTCCCAGCCAGCAGCGGCCACCAGGCCCTGGACCGCTCCGGTCGCCGACGGCAAGGTCAGCGCGACGGTCACCCTGCCGGGATCCAAGTCCGTCACCAATCGGGCGATCATCCTGGCCGCCCAGGCTGCCGGCGAGTCACGGATCGGCGCTCCGCTCCGCAGCCGGGACACCGACCTGATGGTTGCGGCGCTGCGTCAGCTCGGCACCGAGGTGCGCGAGGACCAGCAGTCCGACGGCTGGCTCGTCCGACCCGCTCCCCTCCGTGGCCCGGCCGACATCGACTGCGGTCTGGCCGGGACCGTCATGCGATTCCTGCCGCCGCTGGTCGCCACCGGTGCCGGCCGCATCCGCTTCGACGGTGATCCGGCTGCCCGGCGACGGCCGATGGGCGAGATCCTGCGGGCACTTCGGGCACTCGGCGCCGACCTCGAGGGCGACGGACTGCCGTTCGTCCTGCAGGGCACCGGATCGCTCCGCGGTGGGGAGGTGACGATCGATGCCTCCGCGTCGTCGCAGTTCATCTCCGGACTGCTGCTCTCGGGTGCGTCGTTCGAGCGAGGCCTGACCGTGCACCATGACGGCAGGTCGGTCCCTTCGCTGCCGCACATCGCGATGACGATCGACCTCCTGCGGCGTCACGGCGTGCCGGTCGACGACAGCGAGCCGAACACCTGGCACGTCGACCCTGGACCGATCGGGCCCTGGACGCAGACCATCGAGCCGGATCTGTCCAACGCCACCGTGCCGTTGGCGGCGGCGGCCGTCACCGGCGGAACGGTCAGTGTGCTGCACTGGCCGGAGCTCACCACCCAGCCCGGGGACGAGTTCCGGGACATCGTCCAGCGGATGGGGGCCACCGTGTCGCTCACCGCGGGGGTGCTGCGGGTCACCGGCCCGGATCGACTGCAGGGCATCGACATCGACCTGCACGGTGCGAGCGAGTTGACACCGACAGTTGCCGCGCTCGCGGCGATGGCCGAAGGTCCGTCGCACCTGCGCGGGATCGGCCACATCCGCGGCCACGAGACGGACCGGCTGGCAGCGCTGGAACAGAACCTGCGGGCGGTGGGCGTCGATGCCGGCAGCGATGACGACGCACTGCACATCGTCCCACCGTCCGGATCGCTGCACGGGGCGGCCTGGGCCGCCTTCGCCGACCATCGGATCGCGACCGCCGGAGCGATCATCGGCCTGCGGGTGCCGGGAATCGTCGTGGACGAGATCGACTGCACCGCAAAGACCTTCCCCGATTTCGGGACCTTCTGGGCCGGACTGCTGGACGGCGACCGTCCCGGAACGGGGTGGTCCTCCTGA
- a CDS encoding ABC transporter substrate-binding protein — MKRIPLVSALAAALLLVAACGDSGSSSTTNTPTAPATSSAAPSTSAGGSSPGASSTGASSDGESSSAGTSESSAPSSSGSGGSSSAALPTEPGSIVIGSAAFPENVLLAEIYGGAMAAKGVTVTKKLSIGERGIYLTALKNGEIGFVPEYSGSILSNLDPSAKAKSPKDVDAALKTVAAAQGFGTTNSAEAQNADTITVTQETADKYKLTSIEDLKAVAGELTLGAPAQFQTRPDGVPALESVYGVKFGTFTPTESGGTITVDALKGGSIDAADIFSTDPSITANGFVVLTDPKSMFAAQSIVPLFSQKVLTQPMADAADAVSAKLDTKTLAGLDAKLSGDNAAQIAQEWLKSENLG, encoded by the coding sequence ATGAAGCGCATTCCTCTGGTGTCGGCGCTCGCCGCCGCACTGCTGCTCGTCGCCGCCTGTGGAGACAGCGGCAGCTCGTCCACCACCAACACCCCGACCGCCCCCGCGACCAGCTCGGCCGCTCCCAGCACCTCCGCCGGTGGCTCGTCCCCCGGGGCCTCGTCCACCGGTGCCTCCTCGGATGGTGAATCCTCGTCCGCAGGGACCTCGGAGAGCTCCGCACCGTCCTCGAGCGGATCCGGGGGTTCCTCGTCGGCGGCCCTGCCGACCGAGCCCGGATCGATCGTCATCGGCTCCGCCGCATTCCCCGAGAACGTCCTGCTCGCCGAGATCTACGGCGGCGCGATGGCCGCGAAGGGCGTCACGGTCACCAAGAAGCTCAGCATCGGTGAGCGCGGCATCTATCTGACGGCGCTGAAGAACGGCGAGATCGGCTTCGTTCCGGAGTACTCGGGCTCCATCCTGAGCAACCTCGATCCGAGCGCGAAGGCGAAGTCGCCCAAGGACGTCGACGCGGCACTCAAGACGGTGGCTGCCGCCCAGGGCTTCGGCACGACGAACTCGGCCGAGGCACAGAACGCCGACACGATCACGGTCACCCAGGAGACCGCGGACAAGTACAAGTTGACGTCCATCGAGGATCTCAAGGCCGTGGCCGGCGAGCTCACGCTGGGCGCGCCCGCGCAGTTCCAGACCCGACCCGATGGTGTTCCGGCGCTGGAGAGTGTCTACGGCGTCAAGTTCGGCACCTTCACCCCGACCGAGTCCGGCGGCACGATCACCGTCGATGCACTGAAGGGCGGCAGCATCGATGCCGCCGACATCTTCTCGACGGACCCGTCGATCACGGCCAACGGCTTCGTGGTTCTCACCGACCCGAAGAGCATGTTCGCGGCGCAGAGCATCGTGCCGCTGTTCTCCCAGAAGGTGTTGACCCAGCCGATGGCAGACGCAGCGGACGCCGTCTCGGCAAAGCTGGACACCAAGACCCTTGCCGGCCTGGACGCGAAGCTCAGTGGCGACAACGCTGCCCAGATCGCCCAGGAGTGGCTGAAGAGCGAGAACCTCGGATAA
- a CDS encoding SOS response-associated peptidase, giving the protein MIPHPVPGSAVGAVCQHRSMCGRYATTMDPETLYGVFEAEPDPVAPPGTGMYGGDVPRPRYNIAPTDSVAVVRVRPARDDRPEGRFVGEARWGLVPSWAKDLSIGSRMFNARAESVGDKAAFRSAFERRRCLVPATGYYEWQVVGLDAKGKPRKQPFFITPADGSVMAFAGLWEFWRSPEGEPVVSTTIITTRAPERMAAIHDRMPLVLPASEWRDWLDPAIEGAALQAFLEPTTPALVDALELRPVGAAVGNVRNDSAELIDPVEPLAVG; this is encoded by the coding sequence ATGATCCCGCATCCGGTACCGGGTTCCGCTGTCGGTGCCGTGTGCCAGCATCGGAGTATGTGCGGTCGATACGCCACCACGATGGATCCCGAGACGCTCTACGGAGTGTTCGAGGCCGAGCCCGACCCGGTCGCCCCGCCGGGCACCGGGATGTACGGCGGCGACGTTCCGCGCCCGCGGTACAACATCGCACCCACCGACAGCGTGGCTGTGGTCCGGGTACGTCCCGCACGTGACGACCGCCCGGAGGGCCGCTTCGTCGGCGAGGCCAGGTGGGGGCTGGTGCCCTCGTGGGCGAAGGACCTCTCGATCGGCAGCAGGATGTTCAATGCGCGGGCCGAGTCGGTGGGCGACAAGGCGGCGTTCCGGTCCGCGTTCGAGCGGCGGCGCTGCCTGGTTCCGGCGACGGGGTACTACGAGTGGCAGGTCGTCGGTCTGGACGCCAAGGGCAAGCCCCGCAAGCAGCCCTTCTTCATCACTCCGGCAGACGGGTCGGTGATGGCGTTCGCGGGCCTGTGGGAGTTCTGGCGATCGCCCGAGGGTGAGCCGGTGGTGTCGACGACCATCATCACCACCCGCGCTCCCGAGCGGATGGCCGCGATCCACGACCGGATGCCGCTGGTGCTGCCGGCCTCCGAATGGCGGGACTGGCTCGATCCGGCGATCGAGGGTGCCGCGCTGCAGGCATTCCTCGAGCCCACGACGCCGGCACTGGTGGACGCGTTGGAACTGCGCCCGGTGGGCGCGGCGGTCGGCAACGTGCGCAACGACTCGGCCGAACTGATCGACCCGGTCGAGCCGCTCGCTGTCGGCTGA
- a CDS encoding ATP-binding cassette domain-containing protein: MIRFENIVKKYPDGTVAVDDLSLEAPSGQITVFVGPSGCGKTTSLRMINRMIDPTSGRIWLDDRDTSAVKPAELRRGIGYVIQHAGLFPHRTVVDNVATVPLLVGENKRTARAKAMELLERVGLDVAMANRYPAQLSGGQQQRVGVARALAADPPVMLMDEPFSAVDPVVREQLQNEFLRLQSELGKTIVFVTHDIDEAIKLGDTVAVMRVGGTLAQFAAPAALLSRPADAFVAGFVGRDRGYRSLGFAEAGVLPLHREDTVRLGATVGEARSVAQEGWTLVVDAQAHPQGWLASAGLGDAENPAEITPVLLNLGGTLAGEAGTLREALDAALSSPSGRGVVVHEDGSFAGTVSASEVVAQIENRAVQTRATAAAAGLPGGERP; encoded by the coding sequence ATGATCAGGTTCGAGAACATCGTGAAGAAGTACCCGGACGGCACGGTCGCAGTCGACGACCTCTCCCTGGAAGCACCGTCGGGTCAGATCACGGTGTTCGTCGGTCCGTCAGGATGTGGCAAGACCACCTCGCTGCGGATGATCAACCGGATGATCGACCCCACCTCCGGGCGGATCTGGCTCGACGACCGCGACACTTCGGCCGTCAAGCCGGCCGAGTTGCGGCGCGGAATCGGCTACGTCATCCAGCATGCCGGGCTGTTCCCGCACCGGACGGTGGTCGACAACGTTGCTACCGTCCCGCTGCTGGTGGGGGAGAACAAGCGGACGGCCAGGGCGAAGGCCATGGAGCTGCTGGAACGCGTCGGGCTCGATGTCGCGATGGCGAACCGCTATCCGGCGCAGCTGTCCGGGGGACAGCAGCAGCGGGTCGGGGTGGCCAGGGCACTGGCCGCCGATCCGCCGGTGATGCTGATGGACGAGCCGTTCAGTGCGGTCGACCCGGTGGTCCGCGAGCAGCTGCAGAATGAGTTTCTCAGGTTGCAGAGCGAGCTGGGCAAGACGATCGTGTTCGTCACCCATGACATCGACGAGGCCATCAAGCTCGGAGACACCGTCGCGGTGATGCGGGTGGGTGGGACGCTCGCGCAGTTCGCGGCGCCCGCCGCGCTGCTGTCGCGGCCTGCGGACGCCTTCGTGGCAGGTTTCGTCGGGCGTGACCGCGGCTATCGCTCGCTCGGTTTCGCCGAGGCCGGCGTCCTGCCGCTGCACCGGGAGGACACCGTGCGGCTCGGGGCGACGGTCGGCGAGGCCCGCTCGGTCGCCCAGGAGGGCTGGACGCTGGTCGTCGATGCGCAGGCGCATCCCCAGGGCTGGTTGGCCAGCGCGGGGCTCGGCGACGCGGAGAACCCGGCCGAGATCACCCCCGTGCTGCTGAACCTCGGCGGCACCCTGGCCGGAGAGGCCGGCACGCTCCGCGAGGCGCTGGACGCGGCGCTCTCCTCGCCCAGCGGGCGCGGCGTGGTGGTGCACGAAGACGGTAGTTTCGCCGGCACGGTGTCCGCGTCCGAGGTGGTGGCGCAGATCGAGAACCGAGCGGTGCAGACCCGCGCGACGGCTGCCGCCGCCGGCTTGCCGGGCGGTGAACGGCCGTGA